A single Lolium perenne isolate Kyuss_39 chromosome 6, Kyuss_2.0, whole genome shotgun sequence DNA region contains:
- the LOC127308501 gene encoding protein FAR1-RELATED SEQUENCE 11-like isoform X2: protein MANMMMTSTQRSESANHMLRTYMPPGSAMYVFVKQFNKLLYDRDVEESFQEKRTRLGGVVCKVGEPMENHAAKIYMRTMFEKFQDSMYKIGSYYADKVVPGEMYVTTHFDCESREKWCKVQYKVSGSGGYYTCECGMYEHMGMLCCHVLKVQIDGGRARRVAHAPGALPERSGPDDILQFPAFPAIPQLHGSGM, encoded by the exons ATGGCAAACATGATGATGACTAGCACTCAGAGAAGCGAAAGTGCGAATCACATGCTCAGGACATATATGCCTCCTGGATCGGCAATGTACGTGTTTGTTAAACAATTTAACAAATTGTTGTATGATAGGGACGTAGAAGAGAGCTTCCAGGAGAAGAGGACACGCCTG GGTGGGGTGGTTTGCAAGGTTGGTGAGCCTATGGAGAATCATGCCGCAAAGATCTACATGCGAACAATGTTCGAGAAGTTCCAGGATAGTATGTACAAGATTGGTTCTTACTACGCCGACAAGGTGGTGCCAGGGGAGATGTATGTTACAACACATTTTGATTGCGAGAGCCGAGAGAAGTGGTGCAAGGTGCAGTACAAGGTTTCGGGTAGCGGTGGCTATTACACATGCGAATGCGGCATGTATGAGCACATGGGCATGCTCTGCTGCCATGTCCTTAAG GTTCAAATTGACGGTGGACGCGCGCGACGTGTTGCCCATGCACCTGGTGCACTACCAGAAAGATCAGGGCCTGATGACATCCTTCAGTTTCCGGCATTCCCAGCTATACCTCAATTGCATGGAAGTGGGATGTAA
- the LOC127308503 gene encoding uncharacterized protein isoform X1, with amino-acid sequence MSRLRLRSFSTSASSRANELLSLLHHHLGSGTLWPDLAHQLFDELLCQPVSVSERAINGLFAALARAPPSMACPDAPGLAIALFSRMARTRRCGMTISTNHTYSILIDCCCRAHRPDLGPAFFGCLLKTGITADVITFGNLFKCLCDMKQTDEALDVLLHKVPDDLPDVKAYSIILKSFCNNGRSQCALELLRMMDKKGANHSPNVVSYNTIIDGFFKEGEVNKACDLFHEIIQQGLKPTVVTYSSYIDALCKARAMDKAEVILRQMVINGVQPDTVTYSSLIRGYSTSGQLKEVVRLLKLMTSQGVLPDVVICNDLMAHLCQHGRVKEAAEIFHSMALKGRKRNVFSYAIMLHGYATQGFLVDMIDLCELMVGDGVVPNVHVYHILIDAFAKRGRMDVAMLFFQDMLMHGVKPDEVIYLTVIAAFCRMGRMDDATDKFNEMIDMGVPHDTTVYTCMIEGYLKHGDPMKAKELIAEMKNKNIRHRSQKGS; translated from the coding sequence ATGTCGCGCCTCAGGCTGCGCTCtttctccacctccgcctcctcacgTGCCAACGAGCTGCTGAGCCTACTCCACCATCATCTGGGCTCTGGGACGCTTTGGCCGGACCTCGCGCACCAACTGTTCGACGAATTGCTGTGCCAGCCTGTGTCGGTATCAGAGCGCGCAATCAACGGCTTATTTGCCGCCCTAGCGCGAGCGCCGCCCTCTATGGCGTGCCCTGATGCCCCTGGCCTCGCCATTGCTCTCTTCAGTCGCATGGCCCGAACACGCCGCTGCGGGATGACGATATCCACCAATCACACCTACAGCATACTGATTGACTGCTGCTGCCGGGCACATCGCCCGGACCTGGGCCCCGCCTTCTTTGGCTGCCTCCTCAAGACAGGCATCACGGCAGATGTCATCACCTTCGGCAACCTATTCAAGTGTCTCTGTGACATGAAGCAGACGGACGAAGCTCTGGACGTGCTGCTCCACAAGGTGCCTGACGACCTGCCTGACGTCAAGGCCTACTCGATAATTCTCAAGAGCTTCTGCAACAACGGGAGGAGCCAGTGTGCCCTTGAGCTGCTCCGGATGATGGACAAAAAAGGAGCTAACCACTCTCCCAACGTGGTTTCATACAACACCATAATCGATGGCTTCTTTAAGGAGGGTGAAGTAAACAAAGCATGTGACCTATTTCATGAAATCATACAGCAAGGACTTAAGCCTACTGTGGTGACGTATAGCTCCTATATCGATGCACTCTGCAAAGCAAGAGCAATGGACAAGGCAGAGGTGATCCTTCGACAAATGGTTATTAATGGTGTTCAGCCAGATACTGTGACATATAGTAGCCTGATCCGTGGATATTCCACTTCAGGCCAGTTGAAAGAGGTCGTTAGGTTGTTGAAACTAATGACTAGTCAAGGTGTTCTACCGGACGTTGTTATCTGCAATGATCTCATGGCCCACCTTTGCCAGCATGGAAGAGTCAAAGAAGCTGCAGAAATTTTCCATTCCATGGCTTTGAAGGGCCGAAAGCGTAATGTCTTCTCATACGCTATTATGCTCCATGGGTACGCTACACAAGGATTCCTTGTTGATATGATTGATCTCTGTGAGCTGATGGTAGGAGATGGAGTTGTACCCAATGTCCATGTTTACCATATTCTAATTGATGCATTTGCTAAGCGCGGAAGGATGGATGTGGCTATGCTTTTCTTTCAAGACATGTTGATGCATGGAGTGAAACCTGATGAAGTCATATATTTAACTGTCATAGCTGCGTTTTGCAGAATGGGCAGGATGGATGATGCTACGGACAAATTCAATGAGATGATTGATATGGGAGTACCACATGACACCACTGTTTACACGTGCATGATTGAGGGTTATCTTAAGCATGGTGATCCCATGAAAGCCAAGGAATTGATTGCCGAAATGAAGAACAAGAATATTCGTCATAGGTCGCAGAAGGGTAGCTGA
- the LOC127308503 gene encoding uncharacterized protein isoform X2, with protein sequence MSRLRLRSFSTSASSRANELLSLLHHHLGSGTLWPDLAHQLFDELLCQPVSVSERAINGLFAALARAPPSMACPDAPGLAIALFSRMARTRRCGMTISTNHTYSILIDCCCRAHRPDLGPAFFGCLLKTGITADVITFGNLFKCLCDMKQTDEALDVLLHKVPDDLPDVKAYSIILKSFCNNGRSQCALELLRMMDKKGANHSPNVVSYNTIIDGFFKEGEVNKACDLFHEIIQQGLKPTVVTYSSYIDALCKARAMDKAEVILRQMVINGVQPDTVTYSSLIRGYSTSGQLKEVVRLLKLMTSQGVLPDVVICNDLMAHLCQHGRVKEAAEIFHSMALKGRKRNVFSYAIMLHGMGRMDDATDKFNEMIDMGVPHDTTVYTCMIEGYLKHGDPMKAKELIAEMKNKNIRHRSQKGS encoded by the exons ATGTCGCGCCTCAGGCTGCGCTCtttctccacctccgcctcctcacgTGCCAACGAGCTGCTGAGCCTACTCCACCATCATCTGGGCTCTGGGACGCTTTGGCCGGACCTCGCGCACCAACTGTTCGACGAATTGCTGTGCCAGCCTGTGTCGGTATCAGAGCGCGCAATCAACGGCTTATTTGCCGCCCTAGCGCGAGCGCCGCCCTCTATGGCGTGCCCTGATGCCCCTGGCCTCGCCATTGCTCTCTTCAGTCGCATGGCCCGAACACGCCGCTGCGGGATGACGATATCCACCAATCACACCTACAGCATACTGATTGACTGCTGCTGCCGGGCACATCGCCCGGACCTGGGCCCCGCCTTCTTTGGCTGCCTCCTCAAGACAGGCATCACGGCAGATGTCATCACCTTCGGCAACCTATTCAAGTGTCTCTGTGACATGAAGCAGACGGACGAAGCTCTGGACGTGCTGCTCCACAAGGTGCCTGACGACCTGCCTGACGTCAAGGCCTACTCGATAATTCTCAAGAGCTTCTGCAACAACGGGAGGAGCCAGTGTGCCCTTGAGCTGCTCCGGATGATGGACAAAAAAGGAGCTAACCACTCTCCCAACGTGGTTTCATACAACACCATAATCGATGGCTTCTTTAAGGAGGGTGAAGTAAACAAAGCATGTGACCTATTTCATGAAATCATACAGCAAGGACTTAAGCCTACTGTGGTGACGTATAGCTCCTATATCGATGCACTCTGCAAAGCAAGAGCAATGGACAAGGCAGAGGTGATCCTTCGACAAATGGTTATTAATGGTGTTCAGCCAGATACTGTGACATATAGTAGCCTGATCCGTGGATATTCCACTTCAGGCCAGTTGAAAGAGGTCGTTAGGTTGTTGAAACTAATGACTAGTCAAGGTGTTCTACCGGACGTTGTTATCTGCAATGATCTCATGGCCCACCTTTGCCAGCATGGAAGAGTCAAAGAAGCTGCAGAAATTTTCCATTCCATGGCTTTGAAGGGCCGAAAGCGTAATGTCTTCTCATACGCTATTATGCTCCATGG AATGGGCAGGATGGATGATGCTACGGACAAATTCAATGAGATGATTGATATGGGAGTACCACATGACACCACTGTTTACACGTGCATGATTGAGGGTTATCTTAAGCATGGTGATCCCATGAAAGCCAAGGAATTGATTGCCGAAATGAAGAACAAGAATATTCGTCATAGGTCGCAGAAGGGTAGCTGA
- the LOC127308501 gene encoding protein FAR1-RELATED SEQUENCE 11-like isoform X1: protein MANMMMTSTQRSESANHMLRTYMPPGSAMYVFVKQFNKLLYDRDVEESFQEKRTRLGGVVCKVGEPMENHAAKIYMRTMFEKFQDSMYKIGSYYADKVVPGEMYVTTHFDCESREKWCKVQYKVSGSGGYYTCECGMYEHMGMLCCHVLKVLVHLRFKLTVDARDVLPMHLVHYQKDQGLMTSFSFRHSQLYLNCMEVGCKC from the exons ATGGCAAACATGATGATGACTAGCACTCAGAGAAGCGAAAGTGCGAATCACATGCTCAGGACATATATGCCTCCTGGATCGGCAATGTACGTGTTTGTTAAACAATTTAACAAATTGTTGTATGATAGGGACGTAGAAGAGAGCTTCCAGGAGAAGAGGACACGCCTG GGTGGGGTGGTTTGCAAGGTTGGTGAGCCTATGGAGAATCATGCCGCAAAGATCTACATGCGAACAATGTTCGAGAAGTTCCAGGATAGTATGTACAAGATTGGTTCTTACTACGCCGACAAGGTGGTGCCAGGGGAGATGTATGTTACAACACATTTTGATTGCGAGAGCCGAGAGAAGTGGTGCAAGGTGCAGTACAAGGTTTCGGGTAGCGGTGGCTATTACACATGCGAATGCGGCATGTATGAGCACATGGGCATGCTCTGCTGCCATGTCCTTAAG GTTCTGGTCCACCTCAGGTTCAAATTGACGGTGGACGCGCGCGACGTGTTGCCCATGCACCTGGTGCACTACCAGAAAGATCAGGGCCTGATGACATCCTTCAGTTTCCGGCATTCCCAGCTATACCTCAATTGCATGGAAGTGGGATGTAAATGTTGA